The Funiculus sociatus GB2-C1 DNA window AATGTTGGACTTAGCAGAAAAGGGTATTCAAGAAATGCTGATAGCACAGCGCGAAGCTTTAAAAACTGCATTTAGCTAAATTAATTTTCTGCTAACAAGCTGTATTTTTCGTCAAATACCTCTTCCCAAGAAAGTGAGGTTAATTGACATTTCATTCCCATTTCCTCCTCAGCGTTTTTGACTGCTCTACTAAAGGATTTATCCCAGATAGACTCAATAAAATTTCGATTCAAGCTAGGAACTTCCTCTTGAATATCTTCAATCTCTAGACGAGCCGAACGAATACTAATGCTCCAACTAGCACTACGTAGCCCTGGTTGACACTTCCACTTAATTACGTGGCTCATCAGCCGAATTAGCTGACTTTTCAGCGCCAATCTTTTTGATTTTCCCATTGATTCAATTAAAAAAGCTAAACCCTCGCTTGCTTCCATCCATTTTTCCTCTCTCAAAAGTTCTTGGACTGCGATCGCAGTTTGATACTCAGAACTTGCAGCAAGCCATTCCCAATCCTGTTTAGTTTGCATTACGACCTCGTATCAGTTATCACGCTCTTAAGCTAATGAGCTGTTGACTTTTTAATATATTTATGATTTTAAAATTGCTTCCACTACCGATTATATAGATATAAGCCTATAGTTACTATGGAAATACTAGGTGGTAATTGAAACGGAATGTGGAAAAAAATTAAGATTAATTGCGATGACAGGGAAGCGCGATCGCACTCAACAAAGCCTGTATCCCGCATTACAACCTCTTTTCCATGTTGACGAGGTTAACAATTTCTCTAAAGCACAGCCGCATTGATGTTTGAGAGAATCTGAGACAATAAGCCTTTGCAATCAACTATTTCAGCCGCCTCCAGACACAAAATTAGGAATCACCATAAGGGAGAACTCTATGAAATTGGCTTACTGGATGTATGCAGGCCCCGCGCACATTGGCACTCTGCGGGTCTCCAGTTCCTTTAAGAACGTCCATGCGATCATGCACGCGCCGATTGGGGATGACTACTTCAACGTCATGCGCTCGATGCTAGAGCGCGATCGCAACTTCACCCCAGTTACCATCAGTTCCGTTGACCGGAACGTTTTGGCGCGTGGCTCCCAGGAAAAGGTGGTGGACAACATCACCCGCAAAGACGTTGAGGAACACCCAGACCTGATTGTTTTAACTCCCACCTGCACCAGCAGCATTCTCCAAGAAGACCTGGAAAACTTTGTAGAACGAGCTTCCATAGAAACCAAGTCAGACGTGATGCTGGCGGACGTGAACCACTACCGCGTCAATGAACTGCAAGCAGCCGACATCACCCTGCGGCAAATCGTCCAGCTTTACATCGAGAAAGCCCGGAAAAAAGGCGATTTACCAGAAGGGAAAACTGAAAAGCCCTCAGTCAACATTCTCGGAATTTCCAGCCTCGGATTCCACAATCACCACGACTGCACCGAGTTAAAGCGGTTGATGGTTGATTTGGGAATTCAGGTAAACGAGGTAATTCCCGAAGGCGCATCGGTTCACAACCTCAAGAATTTGCCGAAAGCCTGGTTTAACCTGGTTCCTTACCGCGAAATCGGGCCAATGGCGGCTCGTTACCTAGAGCAAGAATTTGGGATGCCTTATGTAGATATTACGCCGATGGGTGTGGTAGAAACAGCGCGTTGCATCCGCAAAATTCAGGAAATAATTAACGCTCAAGGCGCAGATGTTGACTACACAGACTACATCAACGAGCAAACTTTGCACGTTTCGCAAGCTGCTTGGTTCTCCCGTTCAATTGACTGCCAAAACTTGACAGGTAAGAAAGCTGTGGTGTTTGGCGACAGCACCCACGCCGCCGCTATCACCAAAATTCTGTCAAGAGAAATGGGAATTCACGTTGTTTGGGCGGGTACTTATTGTAAGTACGATGCTGAGTGGTTCAAAGAGCAGGTGGGCGAATACTGCGATGAAGTAATTGTCACCGAAGATCATGGTCAAATTGGGGATGCGATCGCTCGTGTGGAACCTTCTGCCATCTTCGGTACCCAAATGGAACGTCACGTCGGTAAGCGTCTAAATATTCCCTGCGGCGTCATTGCAGCACCGATTCACGTGCAGAATTTCCCCATCGGTTACAAGCCATTCTGCGGTTACGAAGGCACCAATCAAATTACAGATTTGATCTACAATTCCTTCACTTTGGGAATGGAAGATCACCTCTTGGAAATCTTCGGCGGACACGACACCAAGGAAGTGATTACCAAGGGGATTTCTGCTGGTTCTGACCTCGGCTGGAATAAAGAAGCACAAGCAGAACTCAACAAAGTTCCTGGTTTCGTGCGCGGCAAAGTGAAGCGCAACACCGAGAAATTTGCACGCGATCGCGGCTTCAACGTCATCACCCTAGAAGTGATGTATGCAGCTAAAGAAGCAGTCGGCGCGTAATTCGGCAGTCAGCCATTAACATTTAGCAGTCAGCCCTAAAAGCTGGCTGCTATTTTATAATAAATTTAATATTAAATTTATGTCTTTTTTATTAATAAAAAGGTAAGATATATGACTCAAACTCAAGTAGCAATTTCTAAAACATCCTACACTATCAAATGGGAAAAATTACCCGATGACTTTCAATTACCTGACGAGCCAGTGGAAAACATTTATCACCCTTTATTAGCATCGGCGCTGCGAGAAATTCTAGAAATTGCTGGCTTTATCACTGCATCCATGCTGATAGCTTCAAACTTTGGTATTTGTGCCAATGTGAACGAGAAAATAGTTGTAAAAGCACCAGACTGGGTTTACATTCCGAATGTGCCAGCCGTCGCACCTGGAGCCATTCGCCGCAGTTATACGCCTCATGCAGAGGGTGATATCCCAGCAGTTGTTATGGAGTTTCTATCAGATACCGAACAGGGTGAATATTCCGCTAAATCTACTTATCCCTATGGAAAATGGTACTTTTACGAGCGCATTTTACAAGTACCAATTTATGTAATTTTTGACCCTAATCATGGGACATTAGAAGTCCATGACTTAGTAGAGGGACACTATCAACTGCGACAACCCGATGCGAATGGACGTTACTTGATCGCATCAATAGGTTTATTTCTGGGAGTTTGGCAGGGAACAAAGGCAGAAGTAACTGCTAATTGGTTACGGTGGTGGGATGATGGAAATATGCTACCTTGGGGAGTCGAGCGAGTAGAACAGAGTTTACAGGAAGGAATTCAACAAGGAAAGTTGACAATTGTTAATCGTTTGCTGGCTCGAAGAATCGGCGCGATCGCTCCCGATTTACGATCAACAATAAACAGCTTATCTGCAACTGCTCTCGATGAATTAAGCGAAGCGTTATTAGACTTTTCGGATGAAACAGAACTAGCCACTTGGCTAGCACAGCATCAAGCATAAACGTTTTGGAGTTTGAACTGCGATTGCGGCTTTACCGAAATCATCTTAGAATTGATGTAAGCTACCAAAGAAGCTGTCGTCACTTAATTAGCAGTTAGCGATTAGCTGATAATCATAAGGAATGAGGATTACTCTTCGTTCTTTACTTTTCTGAACAGCTTCCTGTTAGTATAATAATTTATTAAGGGTAATACTGATGTCTGATAAATCACTATCAACTTCTTCAATAAATTTACAAAAAAAATTTATTAGAGTTGGCAATCGTATCATTAATCCAGATATGATTGCTACTGCTGACTTGTCGGGGGAAAGTGTCATTATCATCTTAAAAACACATACTGAAGAACGTCTTGAGTTTTCCGGAGGTGAAGCCAAGGCGCTACAAGAATATTTCAGTAACCCAAGTCGCGTGGATAGGTTGCCGCCACAAAGACCTCCTTTAGAAGCAATATAGACTTCAGCTTGCATATAAATTTTTGTGCAATCACACAGACTGGTGCAGTAGTTGATACTACTCAATCTCTCTTATCGCGGTTAATGTTTTTTGGTAACTGTCTATATTCCCTTGCTCAAGGAAAAGGTTTGCAGCCTTATGCAAGTCATCTACCGCACCTCTAGAGTCTTCTAAAGCAGCACGAACCAACCCACGGTATGTATATGCTGGAGCAAAATTAGGAGATAGCCTTAATGTCTGTGTAAAATCTTCAATCGCCCCTCTAACGTCTTCTACTTGACAATAGGCAAGCCCCCTATTGTAGTAAGCATCAGCACTGTTTGGATTGAGTTGCAATACCTGAGTAAAATCTTCAATTGCTTTTTTGTAATCTTCTAGTAGCGCGTAGGCAAGCCCTCTATTTATATAGGCTTCTCCTAGATTAGAGTTATTAATAACGGCTTCAGTAAAGTCTTCTATTGCTGTTGTGTAGTTACCCGATTTTAAATAGGCAAGTCCTCGGTTACAGCGAGCTAGTAGATGATTTGGATTGAGACCTAATACTCGGTTAAAGTCCTCAACTGCTGCTTTATAGTTTTTAAGCTCAAGGTAAGCAGAGCCTCTATTTAAATAAGCTGTAACTTCATTAGGATTAATCCGTATCACTTGGTTAAAGTCCTCTACTGCTCCTCTATAGTCTCCTAATTCAGTACGAAGAGACCCTCTCTTAAAGTAGGCAAGGTGATTGTCAGGATTGAGACTAATTGCCTGATTGAGAGTTTGAATCGCTCCCTTAGCATCTCCTCTCTCTAAACTGCTGTCTCCCCACCCAGTTAAAAACACACTGAATAAATTTTTCACTTGCTGCTTTCCTATTATTGCTGTCGATATTATTAAATTTTATTCTTAATTCTATACCTGCTCTTCCAAAGCAATATATTGTAATTGATCTCATCTCCTGCAAGACGTGATCGCTCCTCCAACCCATCCAGCCAGCTATTATGTACTGGAAAGGTATACAGCATGAGGGAATCACCCACCATGTCCAACCAGACAACGTTCACTAATGCTAGTACTAACCTAGCCGAACTGTGCGATCACGTAGTTGCAGATCGAGATGTGGTGATAATTACTCGACACGAAGGTGAAAGCGTCGCCTTGATTGCTGCTGACGAATTAGATAGTTTGCTAGAAACAGTCTATTTACTTCGTTCACCTAAAAATGCAGCACGTTTGCTAACTGCTTTAGAACGAGCCAAAGCTAGAACTTTAGAACCACAGAGTATTGACAGCCTACGTCAGGAGTTAGGGATTGACTCAGAAGGATGAACCGCAACCCCAAGAAACAAAGGCTCGTGATGCGGTTTTTCATCCAGAATTTCGGGACGACCTCGCCTATTGGGTAAAGACAAACCGCAAAACTGCGCTGCGGGCCTTTAAGCTGATTGAAGATATCATGCGAGATCCTTTTACAGGAATTGGTAAGCCAGAACCGCTGAAATATATGGACTCAAACGCATGGTCGCGGCGACTGACTGAGGAACACCGAATAGTTTACCTAGCCAGCGATGACAGAATTGATTTTCTCTAAGCTCTATATCATTATTGAAAACGCGATCGCATTCTCTCCAGCAAGACGCGATCACTTTATCCCGAATGATAGTTTTGTGTATTGGCTTTGGATAAAGAGGAGGAGCGATCGCCTCTCTCCCTATCCTTACAATTAGCTATTTTGTATCTTCTGGTAACTGTGGAGGTTCGTTGGGTAAAAGCTGAGCTGTAGTATCAATCGTTTGCACTATCTCAGTTGGTTGAGAAGTATCTTGTCGTTGTGCTTTTGCCTCAGAAAGTTTTTCTTTAGCAATACCAGCCACCGTTTCAGTTGTGTCTTTGACTTGTTCGGCAATATTTTGAGCGCTGCGCTTTAGAGCTTCTAAATCATCCTGAGTTTTCTTATAGTCTTCTTTTAGTAACTCTGCCGCCTGAGTCATTTTTTGATTCAGTCCCTCGGCATACTGTTGAGGAGCTTGAATAATTGCATCTGAGACAATTACTCGTTTGCTTCCAGTGGAAGCGATCGCTTCTAACGGAAGCAGGTAAATCCCATCCAAAATCCCACGCCAACCACTAGAAACAAATAAGTAATTAACGATAGCGCCAGTTTGAGGATTGAAGAGATAATCTACTATTTTGCCAACCTTGTTACCTGCGTCCGTCCACACTTCATGACCAATTAAAGAAATCTTCTGAATTGGCGTTTCAGGTTCAATAACTTCAGGAGTGTTGTTGACAATAATACTATCGGTGCCAATAGTAGTAATTTGCTCCCAGCTAAACACCTGTTTCAGACTACCCAAAAATCCTGACTTGCAGGTAAAACCTATAACTTGGTGAGATTGAGGATTTAACCACAATTGATCTACACGACCGACTTCTTCTGCTGTACTGCGATTCAGCACCAGCCGATTGAGTAACTCACTTTGTCTAATAATCTGTGGTTGTGCGTTCATAACCAAAATCCTTAGAGATTTATCCAGTTGGCAACCTATGCTGCTTTAGGTTAGCAAGCGTAGGGAAGCGATCGCCTAAAACTAAGCTAGATCGTAAATTTCTATTAATCAAACTTGAAGTGAATAGAACAACGGGTTAACTACTGAGGATTGCTTGCCAAATGTAGCCTCGCAGACAAATGCTATTACTAATCAAAAAAAATTAACTGGGTCATTGAGGAGCGAAGATACGCTCTTCAATAACCCAGCCTTTTTTACAATTACCCTTTGTAGGGGCGCAGCCTTATCTAAGGGCAGCAGGAGGCAAAGCTAAGCGTGGAGGTGTCTGCGGATATTCGCGGGGCTTGTGACCGTTCCGAGAGGCTTCTGGAGGCGTATCCTGAAGTAAAACGTCCCGGATCAGGCGCGCCGCTACTCGCTGCACCAAACCGCCAGCAATTTTTTGTCCCATGCGCTGAGTTTCTGGCTTCATCAACAACTGGGGAATCACAGGCAGCAGTTGCATCGCGTCAAAGCCCTTAGTTTCTTGGAGAATGTCCCAAATCCGTTTGATATGATCCAGGCTTTGGGATGCCTCTACCGTTGGCGGTGCCTCATTAACCGTCATTCCCACCCGTTCGCGTAACGAGTATGTGAAATTTTGGAAAGACCGCCGTCCGAGCGTGTCTACACCCTTAACAATTTCATCAATCAGGTTTTCCCGGATAAACGCGCCCCGTTCCGAGAAAAGAAAATCAAGCGTTTGATTCAACACCTGATTCAGGTCGTAATCGTCACTGTTACGGGCATTTTTTAACAGATTTTCCAGACGATTCCAGCGGAAACTGCCGTCTTTAAACAGCAGGTCGCGCAGAGATGTCCGTAACTCTGGCGAGGGGTCTGTCAAGAGGCGTTTGGCAACGTAGGGGTAGGCTTTACTGAGAACTTTGAAGTTCGGGTCAACATTAATGGCAATCCCTTCTAGCGTAACCAGAGAGCGGATAATCAGCGCGTAGTAAGCTGGGACGCGGAAAGGGTACTCATACATCAAAGCCGACATATCGTCGGTGATGCTCTTGAAGTTCATCTCCGCGACGCTAGCTCCCAGTGCGTTGTTAAAGACTTTGGCAAGCGCTGGCATGATGGGAGTCAGGTCAGTATCCGGAGTTAAAAACTCTAGCTTCACGTAGTCGCGGGCAAGTCCTTCAAAGTCGCGGTTGACCATGTGAACGACTGCTTCTATCAAGCCATATCGCTGATAAGGCTTGACCTCGCTCATCATGCCAAAGTCTAGATAAGCTAGCTGACCGTCAGTAGTTGCTAACAGGTTGCCAGGATGGGGGTCAGCGTGGAAAAAGCCATGTTCCAGCAATTGCCGCAGCGAACACTGGACACCGACTTCAATTAAATGAACCGCATCAATTCCTTGAGCGCGGAGTGTCTCTGGCTGAGTTAACTTGGTGCCATTGATCCACTCCATCGTCAGGACGCGACGCTGAGTATATTCCCAGTAAATCTTGGGAATGTAAATATCTTGTAAGTGACCGTATAAAGAAGCAAAGCGCTCGGCGTTGTGTCCCTCTTGGGTGTAGTCCATTTCTTCATAGATGCGGGTGCCAAATTCATCCATGATGGCTACCAAGTCACTCCGCACCTGTTTGAGATTGTTTTGCGCCCACCCAGCAAGACCGCGCAGAATGTAAATATCTAGGGCGATGCGTTCTTTCAAACCGGGGCGTTGTACTTTTATCGCAACGGTTTCGCCTGTTTTCAGCTTGCCCTTGTAAACTTGTCCCAGTGAAGCTGCTGCTACTGGATCTGGAGTAATTTCAGCGTAAATGTTTTCCGGGCGATCGCCTAATTCTTCCTCAATAAATCTATATGCCACTTCGTTCGGAAATGGTGGCAGCTGGTCTTGCAGCTGTGTGAGTTCATCTAAATATACCGGAGGAACTAAGTCAGGTCGCGTCGAGAGTGCTTGTCCTACCTTGATGTAAGCTGGCCCCAGTCTGGCGATCATTTGGCGCAACG harbors:
- a CDS encoding DUF29 domain-containing protein translates to MQTKQDWEWLAASSEYQTAIAVQELLREEKWMEASEGLAFLIESMGKSKRLALKSQLIRLMSHVIKWKCQPGLRSASWSISIRSARLEIEDIQEEVPSLNRNFIESIWDKSFSRAVKNAEEEMGMKCQLTSLSWEEVFDEKYSLLAEN
- the bchB gene encoding ferredoxin:protochlorophyllide reductase (ATP-dependent) subunit B; the protein is MKLAYWMYAGPAHIGTLRVSSSFKNVHAIMHAPIGDDYFNVMRSMLERDRNFTPVTISSVDRNVLARGSQEKVVDNITRKDVEEHPDLIVLTPTCTSSILQEDLENFVERASIETKSDVMLADVNHYRVNELQAADITLRQIVQLYIEKARKKGDLPEGKTEKPSVNILGISSLGFHNHHDCTELKRLMVDLGIQVNEVIPEGASVHNLKNLPKAWFNLVPYREIGPMAARYLEQEFGMPYVDITPMGVVETARCIRKIQEIINAQGADVDYTDYINEQTLHVSQAAWFSRSIDCQNLTGKKAVVFGDSTHAAAITKILSREMGIHVVWAGTYCKYDAEWFKEQVGEYCDEVIVTEDHGQIGDAIARVEPSAIFGTQMERHVGKRLNIPCGVIAAPIHVQNFPIGYKPFCGYEGTNQITDLIYNSFTLGMEDHLLEIFGGHDTKEVITKGISAGSDLGWNKEAQAELNKVPGFVRGKVKRNTEKFARDRGFNVITLEVMYAAKEAVGA
- a CDS encoding DUF4351 domain-containing protein; this encodes MTQTQVAISKTSYTIKWEKLPDDFQLPDEPVENIYHPLLASALREILEIAGFITASMLIASNFGICANVNEKIVVKAPDWVYIPNVPAVAPGAIRRSYTPHAEGDIPAVVMEFLSDTEQGEYSAKSTYPYGKWYFYERILQVPIYVIFDPNHGTLEVHDLVEGHYQLRQPDANGRYLIASIGLFLGVWQGTKAEVTANWLRWWDDGNMLPWGVERVEQSLQEGIQQGKLTIVNRLLARRIGAIAPDLRSTINSLSATALDELSEALLDFSDETELATWLAQHQA
- a CDS encoding tetratricopeptide repeat protein, which codes for MKNLFSVFLTGWGDSSLERGDAKGAIQTLNQAISLNPDNHLAYFKRGSLRTELGDYRGAVEDFNQVIRINPNEVTAYLNRGSAYLELKNYKAAVEDFNRVLGLNPNHLLARCNRGLAYLKSGNYTTAIEDFTEAVINNSNLGEAYINRGLAYALLEDYKKAIEDFTQVLQLNPNSADAYYNRGLAYCQVEDVRGAIEDFTQTLRLSPNFAPAYTYRGLVRAALEDSRGAVDDLHKAANLFLEQGNIDSYQKTLTAIREIE
- a CDS encoding type II toxin-antitoxin system prevent-host-death family antitoxin, coding for MSNQTTFTNASTNLAELCDHVVADRDVVIITRHEGESVALIAADELDSLLETVYLLRSPKNAARLLTALERAKARTLEPQSIDSLRQELGIDSEG
- a CDS encoding Txe/YoeB family addiction module toxin; translation: MTQKDEPQPQETKARDAVFHPEFRDDLAYWVKTNRKTALRAFKLIEDIMRDPFTGIGKPEPLKYMDSNAWSRRLTEEHRIVYLASDDRIDFL
- a CDS encoding PRC-barrel domain-containing protein → MNAQPQIIRQSELLNRLVLNRSTAEEVGRVDQLWLNPQSHQVIGFTCKSGFLGSLKQVFSWEQITTIGTDSIIVNNTPEVIEPETPIQKISLIGHEVWTDAGNKVGKIVDYLFNPQTGAIVNYLFVSSGWRGILDGIYLLPLEAIASTGSKRVIVSDAIIQAPQQYAEGLNQKMTQAAELLKEDYKKTQDDLEALKRSAQNIAEQVKDTTETVAGIAKEKLSEAKAQRQDTSQPTEIVQTIDTTAQLLPNEPPQLPEDTK
- a CDS encoding ABC1 kinase family protein, whose translation is MNVKTVSSAPYQTGTVVIEKTDTLAPVEVDVETRYIPSSVPTTSYIQPEGLRYNPVAINEIYRHQPFQVWGRLIGILVPLLRFAFSLWWDKQTGKVAQNERKRAIALRQMIARLGPAYIKVGQALSTRPDLVPPVYLDELTQLQDQLPPFPNEVAYRFIEEELGDRPENIYAEITPDPVAAASLGQVYKGKLKTGETVAIKVQRPGLKERIALDIYILRGLAGWAQNNLKQVRSDLVAIMDEFGTRIYEEMDYTQEGHNAERFASLYGHLQDIYIPKIYWEYTQRRVLTMEWINGTKLTQPETLRAQGIDAVHLIEVGVQCSLRQLLEHGFFHADPHPGNLLATTDGQLAYLDFGMMSEVKPYQRYGLIEAVVHMVNRDFEGLARDYVKLEFLTPDTDLTPIMPALAKVFNNALGASVAEMNFKSITDDMSALMYEYPFRVPAYYALIIRSLVTLEGIAINVDPNFKVLSKAYPYVAKRLLTDPSPELRTSLRDLLFKDGSFRWNRLENLLKNARNSDDYDLNQVLNQTLDFLFSERGAFIRENLIDEIVKGVDTLGRRSFQNFTYSLRERVGMTVNEAPPTVEASQSLDHIKRIWDILQETKGFDAMQLLPVIPQLLMKPETQRMGQKIAGGLVQRVAARLIRDVLLQDTPPEASRNGHKPREYPQTPPRLALPPAALR